Part of the Pseudoalteromonas aliena SW19 genome, TTAATGTTACTGATGTACTCGCTGGATCTGAAGCCCCAATCAAGAACATCATCGCAGCGGTCCAAAAAAATGTTCAATTAACTAAATTACCTGTATCAGAAAACCAGAAGGTCGCAGGTAAAGTTGCCGGTAATGCAGCTAAAATTGCACTGCAAACTAAGGCGAATCGGATCAAGCGGTTTTTACCTGATGAGGCCCCCACGTTTGATATTAAATTACCGGGACATCAAGTTGAAGAGGCTTTTGAAGAGGTGATAGGGATTGACTCGCAACAATTAGATAATATTCAAAAAAACCTCAGAGAGCTTAATGTCTATTTAACCAAGCTTGACCGAGGCGATCAGCTAAAAGATTCAATAAAAGATCAAATTAGCGGTAAAAGTAAGCCTAGCTTTATACGTCAATTAGAATTTCAGAGTCGTGATTTACCGTACCCATTTAATAGCTGGTTGTTAGACATAAGCCGAGATACAAGCAATATCACTAAAAATAGTGCAAACAGACACTTAAATGAAATTTGGAAGAGTAAAGTGTTAAGAGAATACAACGCTGCAATTGTTGGCAGGTATCCTTTTGCACCGCAAGCTGATAAAGAAGTGAACATGAAAGACTTTACTCGCTTTTTTGGCCCAAATGGTACAATTGACTCTTTCTTTAATAGTTACGTTGCACCGAGTGTTGATATAAGTTCAAGTCCATGGAAGTTCGAAAAAGATATTGGTATTGGTAATGAGGCACTAAAAATGTTTGAACACGCTTACCAAATTCAAACCGCATTTTTCGACCGTGGTAGTGATACACCAAGGATTGAATTTGGGTTACGCCCACTTGAACTTGACCGTACCGTATCTAGCTTAATGATAGAAATTGATGGCCAGTCTATGACGTATCGTCATGGCCCGTTAAAAGTAACTAACTTTATTTGGCCTGGCGCTTCAGGACAAAGTAAAACAAGAGTTGTATTTACTCCTCCAAGTGGTGGACGTTCTATTAACACGACTTATCAAGGTGAGTGGTCACTTTATAGAATGCTTGATGAACTTAGCGAAAAAAGAAGTGAAACACGTAAAGATCTAAAGCTGCATTTCTCATTAATGGGAAATAATGCAAAAGTAGAGCTCTTGCCTAAGTCAATTAGACACCCATTTTGGAATTCAAGTGTAGAGAAGTTTTCATGTCCGACGCGATTATAAATATTGGTTACTTAGGCAAAGTGCCTTGTTTAGGTGACTTTGTTCAAGATAATGTCTCTAAAGACTTCTCAAAGCATTGGGAGCAATGGCTGCAAGCAGCCATTGCTGTTAGCAAAGAGCAACTTGGGGATGTATGGGAAGATAGTTATTTAACAGGTCCTGTTTGGCATTTTGCTTTGAGCCCAAATATAGTGGGTGATAAAGGCGTTATGGGGACATTGCTCCCAAGTATGGATGCAGTTGGCAGACATTATCCTTTTACGGTTTTGAGTACTACAGACAATAACCCTATTGATATCTTAAATTCAGGCGTTTTTTCACTTGAATATGAAGATGTAGTTTTAAAAGTTTTAGACGGTTCGGTCGATCTTTTTTCATGGCGAAAAGAGGTCTCTAAAACGATTAAAATCGCAGCTTGTGAAAACAAGCAAGTGACTTACTCCCACTCTGTTGATAAAAATAAAGATGGTGAAGCTTTTGAATTTTCAGGAACAGAACTGAGCAGTGATGTTTTGAAAGATGCGATGCATGCATTATTGTATAAAAAGCATGGTGAATACAGTGTTTGGTGGACACATGGCTCTTGTAATATAAAGCCCATGGTACTGATAACTTCAGCATTACCTCCTATAAATCAAGTTGCGGCAATGTTAGATGGAAGATGGAAGCATTGGGAATGGAATTACACACAGGTAAAAAATAGTGATTAGCAATTTTAATACAAGTTACGCAATTACTCACCGAGGTGTTGTAAGACAGCTCAATGAAGATTCCCATGTAGAGATAAACAGCCATAACTTATGGGTTGTGGCTGATGGAATGGGGGGACATGAGGCCGGCGAGGTTGCAAGTCAGTTAGTTGTTGACGTAATTAGAGCAAAAGTACAAGAGCGCGACTTAAAAGACTTAACTGTTTCTCACATTGTAAGTGCGATAGAAGAGGCAAATAAACAACTAAACGATTACAGCTCTCAGTATCTCGAAAACAAAACAGCGGGTAGTACCGTTACAGCATTATTTGTCAAAGATGGAAAGTATTATATTTTGTGGGTAGGCGATAGCAGAGCTTACTTGCTGCGCAATGGAGTACTTACGCAAGTATCAAGAGATCATAGCCAAGTTAATGATTTAATTGATGAAGGGATTATTTCTGTAGAGGAAGCTAAAGATCACCCTCTATCGAATGTAATAACGCGAGCTGTGGGTGTAATGGAAAACGTAAACGTTGATGTTATTCAAAATGACATTAAAACGGGCGATCTTTTCTTACTTTGTTCTGATGGACTAACAGGCGAGTTGTCTGATGATGAAATATGTTTATCATTAGAGCCAAGCAGTATTATTGACTCAGGAATGGCCTTAATGCACTCCTCTTTAGTGCGAGGTGCTCGAGATAATGTAACGTGTATTATTGTTAAATATGATGAGACTAAAAGTAATCAGCATAGTGAAACCTTTAATATTCAAGATGAAGCGACAATCCCTTTATTTACTAAATAACCTGAACTCTGGATAATAAATCTATCTCGAGCAGCTATTTTCAGCGCTAACTGCGTTGAATTTACTTGCAATAGGCCCGCTATTGACGCGTAAATTCGCCTTGTTTTCACTGAAAATTTTTGGCTAGAGAAAATAAATTTAAATATCACTATGATTCAATACGTTAGTAAATCTTTTAACCAGAGTTCAGGTTAAATAATCAGATTTGAGGTTAAATAGTTTGTTTACTGGCATAAAGTTTTTTAAAATAGGCGCTATAAATGGAACTGAACATGGTTTGACTGAATCATTTTCACACCAGCAAAAATAGTAAATTAGTACGTGATTGTTTTTGTATTCGCAATAGTCCGCACATAAATGCTAGTATGGCTAGGCTTGTAATTTCTTATAAAGAATGTAATATAAAATCCGCCTCGCTTTATTGGGGTTTTATGGATAATTATTAGGACGACGGAATGTTTTTATTAGACGAATATATCTCCCCTATTTCAGATACTGAGTTTGCAGGCATTGATCCTCGCTCAGATGTTTCTCCTACGTCCACATATTATGCCTTAAAAGATTTAAGAAACCAGTTAAGAGCAGCTGAAAGAAATGCTTTAGTTGATGAGCAAGGTATTGCATCTTTATCTCGTGACTGGTTACCTTTGCTTGAGCAATGCAGTAAAGCAATTAAAACTGAAAGTAAAGACATTGAATATATAGCATGGTTCATAGAGGCGATGTGCCGTATTTACGGGTTTAAAGGTTTAGCATTTGGTTTTAATGTTGCACATAATTTAATTGACAGTCACTTTGAATCACTTTATCCAACATTGGATGACGATGATGAAATTTCGGATAAAGTATCGGCGTTAGCTGGCTTAAATGGAGCCGCTGGTGAAGGGACTTTGATTATTCCTATCAAGAGCATCTACCTTACAGATAGCGTAAGTATCGACTCTTTTTCTTTTTGGGAATATCAACAAGGTTATGACGTATCGCGCTTAAGTGACGACAAACGAGAAAAAAAGATTACTCAGGGCTCAGTTGACTTTGAATTAATTGAAAAGAGTGCAGCAGAGACAAGTACAGAATTCTTTGTTTCACTTAAACAAGATATAGAAAAAGCGATTGAGCAGTTTTCAATACTCAGTGACGTAATGGATAAAGCAACGGGGCAACCCCAACCAACGTCGAGTATTAAGCAAGCACTTGAAGTCAGCCTTGCGGCTGTGAAACATGTTGCAGCCGATAAGCTTGAAGCGGCTGAGAAAGCGCTTGCTGAAAATAATAAAGAAGAAGAAATTGAATTGAAAGATGATGACGTTGAATCGACAGCAACAGTGGTCGAAAAAGCGAATAATCACGAGATAAATTCAAGAGAGAATGCGATAAAAAAATTGAAAGAGATCGCTCTGTTTTTTAGAAATACAGAGCCTCACTCACCAATGTCGTACACCATAGAACAAGTAATTCGATGGAGCGAATTATCGCTGCCTGAATTATTAAATGAACTAATTACAGATAGCGATGCTAGGACTGGGTACTTTAAGTTGTCTGGCATTAAAATCAGCGAAACTGAAACATAGGTAAAAGGAGTTCTCAATGAGTATCCATGATAAATTAAAACGAGTTCGTAAACCGAGAGTACACATCACTTATGATGTAGAAACGGAAGGCGCAGAGGTAAAGAAAGAATTACCATTTGTTGTTGGTGTAATGGGCGATTTCTCTGGTGATAATACCGATGCTTTAAAACCTCTTAAAGACAGACGATTTATACAAATAGATCGTGACAGTTTTAATGATGTTTTAAAACGTATGAGTCCGTCACTGAGCTGGAAAGTTGCAAATACATTAACGGATGATGGTTCTGAATTTCAAGTCGACCTTAATTTTAAATCAATAGAAGACTTTGAGCCTGCTGCCGTTGTAAATCAAGTAGAACCATTACGTAAGTTAATGGAAACGAGAAACAAACTACGTGATTTAATGACTAAAATTGATCGTTCAGAAGAACTAGAGAATGTATTAGAAGAAGTACTAAGTAATACAGCAAGTTTAGATTCTATCGCGAAGGAATTGAAATTAGAGGAGACTGAAAAATGAGTACTGAACAATTAAGTACAGAACTAGAGTCTACTTCTGAGGCAAGTTCTTCACTTTTAGAACAAGCTATCGGCGCAACTAAACAAACAGATGCAAGCCGCGCTGAAGAGTTACTTAAAACACTGACAGAAGAGGCATTAAAAGGCACTGTTCAGTGGAATAAAAACATGACAGTGACGTTTAATGAAGCTATTCAGTTAATCGATCAAAAAATATCGAAACAGCTTAGCGTTGTTATGCACAGTGAAGAGTTTCAAAAGCTTGAAGGTTCATGGCGTGGTTTACACCACCTTGTAATGAATTCAGAAACGAGTGGTACGCTTAAAATTCGTGTTCTGAATATGAAGAAGAAAGAGCTTCATAAAGATTTAAGTAAAGCGGTTGAATTTGATCAAAGTCAGACCTTTAAGAAAATATACGAGTCTGAATTTGGCACGCCTGGTGGCGAACCGTATGGCACTATTGTAGGTGACTTTGAATTTACTAATCACCCAGAAGATGTTGAAACGCTTAGTTTAATGTCTAATGTTGCCGCAGCTGGTTTCTGCCCATTTATTGCTGCATCATCACCTTCTTTATTTGGTTTTGATAACTGGGAAGAGCTAACAAAGCCTCGTGATTTAGAAAAAGTTTTTGAATCGCTAGAATATACAAAATGGCGTTCATTTAGAGATAGCGATGATTCACGTTTTGTATCATTAACTATGCCTCGCTTCTTATCTCGTCTGCCGTATGGTGCGGCGTCAAAACCTGTAGAAGAGTTTAACTACGAAGAGTTTGAAGTTGAGCCTAAAGCGGGTCGTTCAGTGAGTACTGAAAATAAAGACTACTGCTGGAGTAATGCAGCCTATGCGATGGCGACTAATATGACAAAAGCCTTTGCTCAATACGGCTTTTGTACTGCTATTCGTGGTGCTGAAGGCGGTGGTAAAGTTGAAGGTCTTCCTACGCATATATTCACAAGTGATGATGGTGATCCGGATCTAAAATGTCCTACTGAAATCGGTATTACAGATCGTCGTGAAGCAGAGCTAAGTAAATTAGGTTTCCTACCACTTTGTCATTATAAAAACACAGATTACGCTGTTTTCTTTGGCGGACAAAGCTGTCAAAAACCAAAGATATATTCGACACCAGATGCAACTGCAAATGCTGCTATTTCTGCTCGTCTTCCTTATTTAATGGCAACATCTCGTTTTGCTCATTATCTTAAAGTTATGGCGCGCGATAAAATCGGTAGCTTTATGGAGGCTGAGGATGTTGAGTCTTGGTTAAACCGTTGGATCCTGTCATACGTTAATGCGACAGAGGGTGGTGGTCAAGATATTAGAGCACGTTACCCATTAGCTGATGCAAAAGTATCTGTTAAAGAGATCCCAGGCCAACCAGGCGCTTACAATGCGGTTGCTTGGTTAAAGCCTTGGCTACAAATGGAAGAACTGACTTCTTCTTTACGTCTTGTAGCTAAAATTCCAGAGATTGGTTAATAAACTAATCTCAAGCGTTAAGGATAATGCAGTAGAATGAATCACGAAGAGTTTTCATTTATAAATCAAGACATTGCTTTTCAACAAAAAGCACAGTCTCGAATAAGTGATAATGATGCTTTGCTTGATAGATTTTTGAACGAAAAAAATCTAGATAAAGCATTGTTATTATGGCTTGAAGGCTCTTCTGATTCACCTATTTCATGGAATAAGGAATCTATTGGCCCCTACCTACAACGTATAATTGTGGAATTAGATCAACAAATATCTAATCAATTAAACACGATTATTCACGCGAAAAAGTTTCAAAAATTAGAAGCCAGCTGGCGTAATTTATGGTGGCTGTTACTGCAAAGTGAACAGTACGACAAAGAAAATAAAGTAAAAGTAAAATTATTAAATTGCGACTGGGTTACATTATCAAAAGATGTAAATAAAGCGATTGATTTTGACCAAAGTTTGTTTTTTCAATTACTTTACCAAAGTGAATTTGATAGTGCTGGAGGAGAGCCTTTTGGCGTTGTTATTGGCGATTATGAAATAACCAATACTTGCTCTGAAGGAACAACTCACAACGATATCGACACCATTAAAGAAATTTCAAGAACTGCGGCCGCTGCATTTGCTCCCTTTATTTGTTCTGCCTCAGCTAATTTGTTTGGTGCAGATAGTTTTTCAGACTTGGGCTATTATTCAGATCTTTTTAATCATTTTGAGCAGCCAGAATACGCAAAATGGCAGAGTTTTAGAAAAATGGAAGAGTCCCGATTTGTTGGATTCACATTACCCCATGTATTAGTAAGACCCCCTTACAGCAATGATGGAAAACGCCATCAAGATTTTTATTTTAAAGAACAAATAACCAACCCTGAGACAGATATGCTTTGGGGTAACGCCGCTTATCAGTTTGTATCAACAATAATAAGAGCCTATTGTGAAAGCGGTTGGTTTGGTCATATTCGCGGTATAGAACCTGGAAAAATTTCTAAAGGGTTAGTCACAGGGCTTGCTCGAGATAGTTTTGCTAACGATACCTATCAAAAAGAGGCAAAACCGCCTTTAGATTTACTGGTAACCAGTAAATTTGAGAAACAATTTTCTGAACTTGGGTTTATTCCAGCATCGTCTGTAACAAATACTGAGCATATTGTTTTTTATAGTAATGCATCGGTTCAAAAAACAATAAACTACGATTCAAATGCTGCGAATATCAATGCCCGTTTATCATCGATGCTGCAGTATATTTTATGTGTTTCTCGATTTGCGCATTATTTAAAACTATTAGCACGTGACAGAGTGGGTTCTTATAGTACAGCACAGGCCTGTGAACGAGATTTACAAGCTTGGATAAATAACTATACCACGGCATCAGATTCCGCTTCTGAGCATATTAGAAGCAAGTACCCATTGAGTAATGCTAGAATAAAAGTCAGTGAAAACAAGGCTAACCCAGGGCACTATTTTTCTGTTTTGCAGTTACAACCACATTTTCAATTAGATCAAATGGTCTCTAGTATAAAATTAATTACAGAGCTCAGTCCTCATCATAAAATAAAGGAATAGTCATGAAAAAAATACATAGCTTAATTCGCGAGGGTAAACTTACTGATGCATTATCTTGGTGCGCAACACAATTACAAGATGAGCCTTTAAACTTTGATATCAGAAGTATTTATGCTGAGTTACTTTGCATTAATGGCGAGCTTGAAAAAGCGGATAAGCAGTTAGACTTTATGGTTCAGAAAAACCCAGAGTTTGCGGTGGGTGCAGTTAACCTTCGCCACTTAATTAGAGCACAGCAATCAAGAGTTGATTTTTATCAAGGTAAAGGCATCCCTAAGTTATTTCATGAAGCGGATGAGCTTGATACTTTATTTTTAAAAATGCATATGGCTTTACTCGAAGGCGAGATTGATGAAGCGGGCAAATTAGCGAAAGAAATGGAATTGCTAAGAATTGAAACGTCTCAAGACAGCGACTCAGTAGTGAGAGATCTTGATGACAGCCTAGCGCCATATTTAGAGGTTTTAGGCACTAATGGTGAGTTTTATTTAGCAAACTTTAATGAGATAGAAGCATTAAAAGTAGAGCCAAACGCATCGTTACTTGAAAGTATTTGGTTAAGAGTTGAAATTACTATTAAAAATGATGGTCCTTCAGGTACTGCACATTTACCGCTGGTGTATGCAAACGCAGATACAGAACTAGAAAAGCTAGGGCAAGTTTCTGATTGGGTCGATCTTAAAGAAGAGCTTACTATTGGTAAAGGGATGAAAATGCTGTTTGTTAACGACGAGGCAATCACTATCCCAAATTTAAAAATAAACGTGTTCGAAAGCGTTTAATCCATTTGAACTATTATGATTGAACATAAGCAACAGCTTCAAGCATCTATTATCGATAGACTTATCGACGATGAGCCAGACTTTCAAGATGCGCCTTCTCGTACAGAAGGTATTACCATTAGTGAGCTAAGAAATAATGTACGAAGGGATATAGAAGCGTTGCTTAATGCAAGGATCCAATGGCATACCTGGCCATCTCAATATAATGAGTTAGCAACATCTTGCTTATCATACGGTCTGCCAGACTTTTCAAGTATGTCTGTAAGCTCTCACGAAGGGCGAACATTATTGTGTGAAACCGTTAGGGACACAATTTTAAAATTTGAGCCGCGATTCCTTGAAGTTGAGGTGTTTACAGATGAAGAAGTGCCTGTAAATAGAGTGCTTAACTTACGTATAAATGCGCTTTTGTATGCGGATCCTGAACCTGAATTTATCAGTTTTGACTCTGAGGTTGAGCCCGTTAACTTAGGTATGAAGATTATTGAGGCATCTTTATGAACGATGAATTATTAAAATATTACAATCGTGAATTAGCATTTGTGCGTCACTTAGGTAAAGACTTTGCAGATAAATACCCAAAAGTAGCTGGGCGTTTAAAGCTAAGTGAAGATCACATTGAAGACCCTCACGTATCAAGGTTGATTGAATCATTTGCTTTTTTAACAGCAAATATCAGGCAAAAATTGGATGACAGTTTCCCAGAGTTAACGGATGCTTTATTGGGCCAAATGTTTCCTGATTATCAAGCGCCTATTCCCTCAATGTCGATAGTAAAATTAGAAGCAGAAAATTTATCGACAACCGGTATTATCATTCCAAAAGCGAGTGAAGTAGAAACCAATGTTGAGTCGATGAAACAATGTAAGTTTCAAACTTGCTACGAAACCTACCTATGGCCTGTAGAAATTACCAATGTGCAGTTTGATAACAGCCCATTTGTTGCACCTAAACCACGTTGGCATGAAAAAGCGAAATCTATTTTTAAGCTAGAATTAACCGGTGAGTACGAAGGTGTATCACTTGCTGAAACAGGGCTTGAAAAACTAAGAATATTTATAAATGGACAATGGCATCATACTCTAAAAGTGTATGAGTTATTGTTTAAGCATTGCATCGGCATTGCATTTGATAATGGTGAAGAAGGAATTAAGTACTTATCCAAGAGTCAGCTAAAAGCCGTTGGGTTTAGTTCAAATGAAGCCGTTGTTCCCTATTCGCAGCGCTCGTCTGCGGGCTATCGTTTATTAGTTGAAAATTTTACTTTTCCAGAGAAATTTAGGTTTTTTGAATTACAGGGGATAAAGTCGTCTCTTCCAAAAAAATCGAATCAATGTAATGTTTATTTTTACCTAGATACAGAGTCAGCTGAGCTTGAAAAACAAGTCGATAAAAATATGTTTTTGCTTGGTTGCACACCCATCATTAACTTATTTGAGCAAGAGCTGGAACCGATTCGTCCGGAAATAAGTGAGTATGAATACAAATTAACGCCGCGCTATATGGATTCAGAGATCTCAGAAGTAATTGGTCTGACTGAAGTCATTGCTTTTGATCATAAAGGTAACAAGCAAGTCGTGTCTCCTTTTTATGGGCAAACACACCCAAAATATCACGGTCATGCTGATTTATTTTGGCATATACGCAGAGAAACGGCCTCATGGGCAGGTGGTTATGTTGAATCCGGAACTGAAACATTTTTGTCTCTAGTCGATGCTACATTTGAAAATACCGCAATGGAGTATGGAGAAGGGAATACTGTTTTAACTGTCCGTGCAAATTGTAGCAACAGAAACTTGCCAGCCAGTATGCCTTTTGGTGATGATGAGCTGGGTTTATTGATGCCTGAGCGTGGTGATGTTATAAAAAAAATTCGCTGCTTAATCCCTTTTACTCACGCTGTTCGGCCTATTTTGGCGGACGCGACGAGGTGGCAGTTAGTAAATCATCTAACCCTGGACACATTTAGTGGTGACGATGCTTGCAGCAAACTCAAAGAGGTATTGAGACTTTATGATTTTAGGGCCTCACCACAAACAAAAGGCATGATTGATAATATTTATAGAGTATTAATTACGCCTTCTACAGCACGAGTTGTGCAAAGTGGTAGAGTGAGTTTTGCAACAGGCAGTGATATTGAAATTACCTTTGCAAATGATGATTTCTCTGGCAGTGGTATGTTTTTCTTTGCATCTATACTGGACCATTTTTTTGCGCAGTTTTCAGCTATAAATAGCTTTACGCGTGTCAGTCTTCGCTTAAAAGAACAAGAGCAAATATATTATCAATGGCCGGCAAGAGTCGGTGATAGTCCTCTTTTATGATTAAGCATATTATTTCTCAAGCGTCGCAAATCGACTTTTATAAAGCGGTTTTCATTATTGAAAATCAGCTTAAAAAGCAGGGATTAGAGCACCGCCATGTTGGTTACGATAGCAATCCCAAACAAGAGTTGATTAAATTTACATCAACTCAAAAGTTTGGCTATCCTGGTAATGCAATTACTAAATTAGAAGAAACTAGCTACGAAGAGGGTTTACATAAAGTCACGATGCAAGTGTCGTTTATGGGGTTAACGGGTTGCTCAGGTGCTTTACCACAGTTTTATAGTGAACTGGTTATGCAGCGTTTGAGATACAAAGATACGACGATGCGTGATTTTTATGACATGTTTAACCATCGTCTAATTTCACTGTATTACAGAGCGTGGAAAAAATATAAACCAGCGCTTAATCATATTAATAAAGATAAAAATAAAGACTCGTATACCCAAATTTTAGGGTTATTAAGTGGTGGTTATAATGAGCACCAACTTCATTTTTCGGGTTTATATAGTCGAAAAATTAGAAATGCCTCTGATCTAAAAAACATTTTAACTTCTTATTTAGAGTGTAATGTTCAGATCAAGCAAATGGTTGGCCAGTGGCATAAGTTGCGATTACAAGAACAAACAT contains:
- the tagF gene encoding type VI secretion system-associated protein TagF, with product MSDAIINIGYLGKVPCLGDFVQDNVSKDFSKHWEQWLQAAIAVSKEQLGDVWEDSYLTGPVWHFALSPNIVGDKGVMGTLLPSMDAVGRHYPFTVLSTTDNNPIDILNSGVFSLEYEDVVLKVLDGSVDLFSWRKEVSKTIKIAACENKQVTYSHSVDKNKDGEAFEFSGTELSSDVLKDAMHALLYKKHGEYSVWWTHGSCNIKPMVLITSALPPINQVAAMLDGRWKHWEWNYTQVKNSD
- a CDS encoding PP2C family protein-serine/threonine phosphatase; this translates as MISNFNTSYAITHRGVVRQLNEDSHVEINSHNLWVVADGMGGHEAGEVASQLVVDVIRAKVQERDLKDLTVSHIVSAIEEANKQLNDYSSQYLENKTAGSTVTALFVKDGKYYILWVGDSRAYLLRNGVLTQVSRDHSQVNDLIDEGIISVEEAKDHPLSNVITRAVGVMENVNVDVIQNDIKTGDLFLLCSDGLTGELSDDEICLSLEPSSIIDSGMALMHSSLVRGARDNVTCIIVKYDETKSNQHSETFNIQDEATIPLFTK
- the tssA gene encoding type VI secretion system protein TssA, with protein sequence MFLLDEYISPISDTEFAGIDPRSDVSPTSTYYALKDLRNQLRAAERNALVDEQGIASLSRDWLPLLEQCSKAIKTESKDIEYIAWFIEAMCRIYGFKGLAFGFNVAHNLIDSHFESLYPTLDDDDEISDKVSALAGLNGAAGEGTLIIPIKSIYLTDSVSIDSFSFWEYQQGYDVSRLSDDKREKKITQGSVDFELIEKSAAETSTEFFVSLKQDIEKAIEQFSILSDVMDKATGQPQPTSSIKQALEVSLAAVKHVAADKLEAAEKALAENNKEEEIELKDDDVESTATVVEKANNHEINSRENAIKKLKEIALFFRNTEPHSPMSYTIEQVIRWSELSLPELLNELITDSDARTGYFKLSGIKISETET
- the tssB gene encoding type VI secretion system contractile sheath small subunit; protein product: MSIHDKLKRVRKPRVHITYDVETEGAEVKKELPFVVGVMGDFSGDNTDALKPLKDRRFIQIDRDSFNDVLKRMSPSLSWKVANTLTDDGSEFQVDLNFKSIEDFEPAAVVNQVEPLRKLMETRNKLRDLMTKIDRSEELENVLEEVLSNTASLDSIAKELKLEETEK
- the tssC gene encoding type VI secretion system contractile sheath large subunit → MSTEQLSTELESTSEASSSLLEQAIGATKQTDASRAEELLKTLTEEALKGTVQWNKNMTVTFNEAIQLIDQKISKQLSVVMHSEEFQKLEGSWRGLHHLVMNSETSGTLKIRVLNMKKKELHKDLSKAVEFDQSQTFKKIYESEFGTPGGEPYGTIVGDFEFTNHPEDVETLSLMSNVAAAGFCPFIAASSPSLFGFDNWEELTKPRDLEKVFESLEYTKWRSFRDSDDSRFVSLTMPRFLSRLPYGAASKPVEEFNYEEFEVEPKAGRSVSTENKDYCWSNAAYAMATNMTKAFAQYGFCTAIRGAEGGGKVEGLPTHIFTSDDGDPDLKCPTEIGITDRREAELSKLGFLPLCHYKNTDYAVFFGGQSCQKPKIYSTPDATANAAISARLPYLMATSRFAHYLKVMARDKIGSFMEAEDVESWLNRWILSYVNATEGGGQDIRARYPLADAKVSVKEIPGQPGAYNAVAWLKPWLQMEELTSSLRLVAKIPEIG
- the tssC gene encoding type VI secretion system contractile sheath large subunit, which produces MNHEEFSFINQDIAFQQKAQSRISDNDALLDRFLNEKNLDKALLLWLEGSSDSPISWNKESIGPYLQRIIVELDQQISNQLNTIIHAKKFQKLEASWRNLWWLLLQSEQYDKENKVKVKLLNCDWVTLSKDVNKAIDFDQSLFFQLLYQSEFDSAGGEPFGVVIGDYEITNTCSEGTTHNDIDTIKEISRTAAAAFAPFICSASANLFGADSFSDLGYYSDLFNHFEQPEYAKWQSFRKMEESRFVGFTLPHVLVRPPYSNDGKRHQDFYFKEQITNPETDMLWGNAAYQFVSTIIRAYCESGWFGHIRGIEPGKISKGLVTGLARDSFANDTYQKEAKPPLDLLVTSKFEKQFSELGFIPASSVTNTEHIVFYSNASVQKTINYDSNAANINARLSSMLQYILCVSRFAHYLKLLARDRVGSYSTAQACERDLQAWINNYTTASDSASEHIRSKYPLSNARIKVSENKANPGHYFSVLQLQPHFQLDQMVSSIKLITELSPHHKIKE
- a CDS encoding type VI secretion system accessory protein TagJ; protein product: MKKIHSLIREGKLTDALSWCATQLQDEPLNFDIRSIYAELLCINGELEKADKQLDFMVQKNPEFAVGAVNLRHLIRAQQSRVDFYQGKGIPKLFHEADELDTLFLKMHMALLEGEIDEAGKLAKEMELLRIETSQDSDSVVRDLDDSLAPYLEVLGTNGEFYLANFNEIEALKVEPNASLLESIWLRVEITIKNDGPSGTAHLPLVYANADTELEKLGQVSDWVDLKEELTIGKGMKMLFVNDEAITIPNLKINVFESV
- the tssE gene encoding type VI secretion system baseplate subunit TssE, which codes for MIEHKQQLQASIIDRLIDDEPDFQDAPSRTEGITISELRNNVRRDIEALLNARIQWHTWPSQYNELATSCLSYGLPDFSSMSVSSHEGRTLLCETVRDTILKFEPRFLEVEVFTDEEVPVNRVLNLRINALLYADPEPEFISFDSEVEPVNLGMKIIEASL
- the tssF gene encoding type VI secretion system baseplate subunit TssF, coding for MNDELLKYYNRELAFVRHLGKDFADKYPKVAGRLKLSEDHIEDPHVSRLIESFAFLTANIRQKLDDSFPELTDALLGQMFPDYQAPIPSMSIVKLEAENLSTTGIIIPKASEVETNVESMKQCKFQTCYETYLWPVEITNVQFDNSPFVAPKPRWHEKAKSIFKLELTGEYEGVSLAETGLEKLRIFINGQWHHTLKVYELLFKHCIGIAFDNGEEGIKYLSKSQLKAVGFSSNEAVVPYSQRSSAGYRLLVENFTFPEKFRFFELQGIKSSLPKKSNQCNVYFYLDTESAELEKQVDKNMFLLGCTPIINLFEQELEPIRPEISEYEYKLTPRYMDSEISEVIGLTEVIAFDHKGNKQVVSPFYGQTHPKYHGHADLFWHIRRETASWAGGYVESGTETFLSLVDATFENTAMEYGEGNTVLTVRANCSNRNLPASMPFGDDELGLLMPERGDVIKKIRCLIPFTHAVRPILADATRWQLVNHLTLDTFSGDDACSKLKEVLRLYDFRASPQTKGMIDNIYRVLITPSTARVVQSGRVSFATGSDIEITFANDDFSGSGMFFFASILDHFFAQFSAINSFTRVSLRLKEQEQIYYQWPARVGDSPLL
- the tssG gene encoding type VI secretion system baseplate subunit TssG translates to MIKHIISQASQIDFYKAVFIIENQLKKQGLEHRHVGYDSNPKQELIKFTSTQKFGYPGNAITKLEETSYEEGLHKVTMQVSFMGLTGCSGALPQFYSELVMQRLRYKDTTMRDFYDMFNHRLISLYYRAWKKYKPALNHINKDKNKDSYTQILGLLSGGYNEHQLHFSGLYSRKIRNASDLKNILTSYLECNVQIKQMVGQWHKLRLQEQTCLASQVLYEGQHARLGVDTVIGKQVWDISSNIEVHISCDDPLKAKLLLPSGSLFKLTNKIIKDYVGNTVQFRLVIEANFQDLEATKLSNNDYQLGANSFLSARKNKLTTHPTKLSFKG